Proteins encoded in a region of the Pseudomonas putida genome:
- a CDS encoding NEL-type E3 ubiquitin ligase domain-containing protein — protein sequence MATSVIPADSIDALIASRLPGWLKGASAEHLALLRVALLRQQKAQDALNARLQAISPLETFAESLLASALAEHSITQLDLRLAQVTLVTRRLNPPIAPSLPLYWSQIVSTQVLLSAALHNFHENETQPGWFATGSQLVDASGQVLPLSVKAFVELCRRLDIGRQYQNHLKLHLEGEVITEVMEEASSANLDAAAILARTKGEIDEQTYQRIARIVNAAPLSPADNTVLKCHTLRLLGKQVVGALVIEVRQHAELLGVIAWFPEDPYAPVSGYATWELLYTALGVRLRSEAYRKYFQRFIAERDRVAFHTALNLQLTQDDTGSPLELDGRCFVVEGGVFVALRKARLHKILDDARVLAVSTEDEDIADRHARLQGYLNLGLSIAGLAALFVPVLGQALLGLTAVQLADEVYEGYQDWQLGDRNAALGHLFNVAETVALGAVTAAGTAALGKLAQRVARVDAMVPVSLEDGQLRLCDPALSAYQHDGVNLIVGQAATENGRTLRRLHDATYEVSEHSDGTLRIHHPTRPGAYVPALEHNGAGGWVHEFEQPQCWQDAAYMVRRLASRTAQVSDEAASVALQFTGFDADCLRRLLLENAPPPARLLDALERQQLHHDYPALRGGAFEELFNERQVNPQAADHLLMRNFPSLSHRCAWEIVEGANSDELESLTSAGRVPLALAERARWAVRDSRIDRACAGLRQASAANDDSARLARGLIDAIAPWPAGVEVELPTADQGGLLQALMRQLDSRQLQLLGGSQMTESALGERLGREALADREAAARLIGLAQVGQGIRPPVRLYDGRLGYPLSGHLSGTRQALKRTLNHVYPLMSNEQLEAYLQDLAQRGIDPWNHVSQLLRAKFSLKQALQSWRNETGLNIIRRLRRIKVARRIMASWQRMNPGELTGDYHLTIAGDRVGDLPSLPENVAFDHITHLTLRDMRMAALDAGFLARFSKVRNLDLRGNQLTRLPAGIEQLAELRNLRLGGNRIVLSSDDNLRLSQLVGLRRLELNGNPVGLLPPLTSFPLLRRLSLRNTGLGNLPAELARHGNLELLDMRGNQIQTLPEALSMLPLRLLGGLELHDNPLSDETLQRLQLARAAAGASERTQATHLSIDASDATPWLSGFTAAQREVRLARWNLLRQEDGASDLFQFIADLQDLREYHARPRDLQARVWHILEACEQHAEVRASLFEQASRPRSCSDELLLTLSELEVGAMASRAASASSGLQRERALVMLGRSLSRLDKVNAIAARHIAHYYSDDPVEVYLAYRVKLAESLDLPAQPEHMAYESVSGVSHKDLESARSEVLREETPQSLAQALADRSFWQDYLSSHQSARFSRMNEPFQQRLDTLLEQSEALSDHDYLMQIEQISAEREAAQRQLFLELSREAIERQGL from the coding sequence ATGGCTACTTCTGTAATACCTGCTGACTCCATCGATGCGCTGATTGCCAGCCGACTGCCAGGTTGGCTCAAAGGTGCTTCAGCCGAACACCTGGCTTTATTGCGTGTGGCGTTGCTGCGTCAACAAAAAGCCCAGGACGCCCTCAACGCCCGGCTGCAAGCCATCAGCCCCCTGGAAACCTTTGCCGAGTCGTTGCTTGCAAGCGCGCTCGCGGAGCACTCGATCACGCAGCTAGACCTGCGCTTGGCCCAGGTCACCCTGGTGACCCGGCGACTGAACCCGCCGATCGCGCCCTCCTTGCCACTGTATTGGTCGCAAATTGTCAGCACCCAGGTGCTTCTTTCAGCGGCGCTGCATAACTTTCACGAAAATGAAACGCAGCCTGGCTGGTTCGCTACAGGGTCACAGTTGGTCGATGCGAGTGGGCAGGTGCTACCGCTGAGCGTGAAGGCATTCGTCGAGCTCTGCCGACGGCTCGATATCGGGCGGCAGTATCAAAACCACTTGAAATTGCACCTTGAAGGCGAGGTGATCACCGAAGTCATGGAGGAGGCGTCAAGCGCCAACCTGGACGCTGCGGCCATCCTCGCCAGGACCAAGGGTGAGATCGACGAGCAGACGTATCAACGTATTGCTCGCATTGTGAACGCAGCACCTTTGTCGCCCGCCGACAATACTGTGTTGAAGTGCCATACCTTGAGGCTGCTGGGCAAGCAGGTCGTTGGTGCACTTGTGATCGAAGTGCGTCAGCACGCTGAACTACTAGGAGTTATCGCGTGGTTTCCCGAGGACCCCTATGCCCCGGTGAGCGGGTATGCAACCTGGGAGCTGCTGTACACGGCGCTTGGCGTACGTTTGCGCAGCGAAGCGTATCGCAAGTACTTCCAGCGTTTTATCGCAGAGCGTGATCGGGTCGCCTTCCATACGGCCCTGAACTTGCAGCTCACGCAAGACGATACAGGTTCACCGCTTGAGCTGGATGGCCGCTGCTTTGTGGTCGAGGGGGGCGTGTTCGTCGCACTGCGCAAAGCCCGTCTCCACAAAATACTGGATGACGCTCGGGTTTTGGCGGTGTCGACAGAGGATGAGGATATCGCCGACCGCCACGCACGCTTACAAGGTTATCTGAACTTGGGGCTTAGCATTGCAGGCCTGGCCGCGCTGTTCGTGCCGGTGTTGGGTCAGGCCTTGCTTGGGCTGACGGCAGTGCAATTGGCGGACGAGGTGTACGAAGGCTACCAGGATTGGCAACTGGGCGACCGCAACGCCGCATTGGGGCACCTGTTCAACGTGGCCGAGACGGTGGCGCTGGGGGCGGTGACGGCCGCCGGCACGGCGGCACTCGGCAAGCTGGCCCAGCGAGTGGCACGCGTAGATGCCATGGTGCCGGTGAGTTTGGAGGATGGCCAGTTACGCTTGTGCGATCCAGCGCTGTCGGCGTATCAGCATGATGGCGTCAATTTGATCGTTGGGCAGGCGGCCACTGAAAATGGCCGAACGCTGAGGCGCCTGCACGATGCTACCTATGAGGTAAGCGAACACAGCGATGGCACATTGCGTATTCATCACCCCACGCGGCCGGGGGCCTATGTACCAGCTCTTGAACACAATGGTGCCGGAGGATGGGTGCATGAGTTTGAGCAGCCGCAGTGCTGGCAGGACGCCGCTTACATGGTGCGCCGCCTTGCCAGCCGCACGGCCCAAGTGTCCGACGAGGCGGCGTCTGTTGCGCTACAGTTCACCGGTTTCGATGCAGATTGCCTGCGCCGTTTGTTACTGGAAAATGCGCCACCCCCGGCACGCTTGCTCGACGCCCTTGAGCGTCAGCAATTGCACCATGATTACCCGGCATTACGGGGTGGTGCTTTCGAGGAATTGTTCAATGAGCGGCAGGTCAATCCGCAGGCAGCGGACCACCTATTGATGCGGAACTTCCCGAGCCTTTCCCACCGCTGCGCATGGGAAATCGTTGAAGGGGCAAATAGCGACGAACTGGAAAGCCTGACCAGCGCAGGGCGGGTACCGTTGGCTTTGGCGGAGCGGGCGCGCTGGGCGGTGCGCGACAGCCGGATAGACCGTGCCTGCGCAGGTTTGCGCCAGGCCTCTGCCGCAAATGACGACAGCGCAAGGCTCGCGCGGGGGCTGATCGATGCCATCGCACCCTGGCCGGCTGGGGTCGAGGTTGAACTGCCTACCGCTGACCAGGGTGGGTTATTGCAAGCGTTAATGCGGCAGCTGGACAGCCGCCAGCTACAACTGCTCGGCGGTAGCCAAATGACGGAAAGCGCGCTGGGCGAGCGGCTTGGGCGTGAAGCGCTTGCTGACCGTGAAGCGGCGGCCCGTTTGATTGGGCTGGCCCAGGTGGGGCAGGGTATACGCCCTCCTGTGCGTTTATACGATGGGCGTTTGGGCTATCCGCTCAGCGGCCACCTGTCGGGGACGCGCCAGGCACTAAAGCGCACGTTGAATCACGTGTACCCGCTAATGAGCAACGAACAATTGGAGGCGTATCTGCAAGACCTGGCTCAACGGGGGATTGACCCGTGGAACCATGTCAGCCAGCTGTTACGGGCCAAGTTTAGTCTCAAGCAGGCATTGCAAAGCTGGCGGAATGAAACGGGGCTGAACATTATTCGCCGGTTGCGTCGCATCAAGGTTGCCAGGCGCATTATGGCGAGTTGGCAGCGCATGAACCCTGGGGAGTTGACGGGTGATTATCACCTGACGATCGCGGGTGACAGAGTGGGTGACTTGCCGTCCTTGCCCGAGAACGTGGCTTTTGACCATATCACGCACCTGACCCTACGTGATATGCGGATGGCGGCCCTTGACGCGGGTTTCCTTGCTCGCTTTAGCAAGGTGCGTAACCTGGATTTGCGTGGCAACCAGCTTACACGCCTTCCTGCAGGTATCGAGCAACTGGCCGAATTGAGGAACCTACGCCTTGGTGGCAATCGGATCGTTCTTTCCAGCGACGATAATCTTCGCTTGAGCCAACTTGTGGGGCTGCGCCGTCTGGAGCTCAACGGCAACCCTGTGGGCCTGCTGCCACCCTTGACATCATTCCCCTTGCTGCGCCGTTTGTCCTTGCGCAACACAGGGCTGGGCAACTTGCCAGCTGAATTGGCCAGGCACGGAAATCTGGAGTTGCTGGACATGCGTGGCAACCAGATCCAGACGTTGCCTGAAGCGCTGTCCATGTTGCCGCTACGTTTGCTAGGGGGGCTGGAGCTGCACGACAATCCACTCTCGGATGAAACCCTCCAACGCTTGCAATTGGCCAGGGCCGCAGCGGGGGCATCTGAGCGTACGCAAGCGACTCACCTATCGATTGACGCCAGCGACGCAACCCCATGGTTGTCAGGGTTTACTGCGGCACAACGCGAAGTTCGATTGGCGCGTTGGAACCTGTTGCGCCAAGAGGACGGGGCGAGTGATCTGTTCCAATTTATCGCTGATTTGCAGGATTTGCGTGAATACCACGCACGCCCCCGTGACCTTCAAGCGCGCGTGTGGCATATCCTCGAAGCGTGCGAGCAGCACGCCGAAGTGCGTGCCAGCCTTTTCGAGCAAGCTAGCCGGCCGCGCAGTTGCAGTGACGAGTTGCTGCTGACGCTGAGCGAGCTGGAGGTTGGCGCGATGGCCTCCAGGGCTGCATCGGCCAGTAGTGGTTTGCAAAGGGAGCGGGCGCTGGTGATGCTGGGGCGTTCGTTGTCTCGTCTGGACAAGGTAAACGCGATAGCGGCACGGCATATCGCCCACTATTACTCGGACGATCCCGTCGAAGTTTACCTGGCCTATCGTGTCAAACTGGCTGAAAGCCTCGACCTCCCGGCGCAGCCTGAACATATGGCGTACGAGAGTGTAAGCGGGGTTAGCCATAAAGACCTGGAGTCGGCCCGCAGCGAGGTACTGCGGGAGGAGACGCCACAATCCTTGGCTCAAGCGCTTGCCGATCGATCCTTTTGGCAAGATTACTTAAGCAGTCACCAATCGGCGCGTTTCAGCCGCATGAACGAGCCGTTCCAGCAGCGCCTGGATACATTGCTCGAGCAATCGGAAGCGCTAAGCGATCATGACTACCTCATGCAAATCGAGCAGATCAGTGCAGAGCGTGAGGCCGCGCAACGCCAGCTTTTTCTTGAGTTGAGCCGCGAGGCCATTGAGCGCCAGGGCCTATGA
- a CDS encoding fatty acid cis/trans isomerase: MVHRILAGAFALLISGAVFGQAPQSSPAISYTRDIQPIFTEKCVACHACNDAACQLKLESPEGAVRGASKVPVYQGERSKAVPPTRLFYDAHSEEQWRKKGFYSVLDNQGSQAALMARMLELGHKTPLTPNAKLPEEIVLGLSRNNMCPLPHEFDAYAGAHPNEGMPLAVTGLTDKEYDTMRRWLAAGAPVEYQPIQPSAAEARQISDWEELLNRPGSTEALVGRWLYEHLFLAHIYFVGGEQGHFFQWVRSRTPSGKPVDIIATRRPNDPPGTDFYYRLIPVQGVIVHKTHITYPMGPQKLKRVKQLFYAGDWHAAALPGYGPRHRANPFETFEAIPAVARYQFMLDNAEYFVRTFIRGPVCRGQIATDVIRDNFWALFQEPAFDRYITDAKYRGEATPLLAMPGQIDDVGSVLSLWHAYRDKRNEYEKLRREAYADMPAPGWSTLWAGNDNALLSIFRHFDSASVTKGLIGDVPLTVWLFDYPLFERTYYQLAVNFDVYGNVSHQLQTRLYFDLIRNGAEVNFLRLMPADQRKAILGDWYQNSGKVKMWMDYEDIDTDTPSGIKLDAHNPKRDFGLKLLQRTGSLNAAPDPINRCQGAFCSRAQVSEEFRNAEQSLSRLVSRPAAGLKVINQLPEATMLRIEGQGGQRQVYSLLRNRAHSNVAFLLGEAYRYQPGLDTLTLYPGVLSSYPNFIFNIPTKDVPEFVEDMEYAKDDAAKFERIVMRWGVRRSHPEFWRYFHDLNSFIKETEPVEAGVLDMNRYENL, translated from the coding sequence ATGGTGCATCGTATCCTTGCCGGCGCCTTCGCCCTGCTCATCAGCGGCGCGGTGTTCGGGCAAGCCCCCCAGTCGAGCCCGGCTATTTCCTACACCCGGGACATTCAACCGATCTTCACCGAGAAGTGCGTGGCCTGCCACGCCTGCAACGACGCCGCTTGCCAGCTGAAGCTGGAAAGCCCCGAAGGCGCGGTGCGCGGGGCCAGCAAGGTGCCGGTGTACCAAGGCGAGCGCAGCAAGGCGGTGCCCCCCACCCGGCTGTTCTATGACGCCCACAGCGAAGAGCAATGGCGCAAGAAGGGCTTCTACTCGGTGCTCGACAACCAGGGCAGCCAGGCCGCGTTGATGGCGCGCATGCTGGAGCTGGGCCACAAGACCCCGCTCACGCCCAACGCCAAGCTGCCCGAGGAGATCGTCCTGGGCCTGAGCCGCAACAACATGTGCCCGTTGCCCCATGAGTTCGACGCCTATGCCGGCGCCCACCCCAATGAGGGCATGCCGCTGGCGGTGACCGGGCTGACCGACAAGGAATACGACACCATGCGCCGATGGCTGGCGGCCGGTGCGCCGGTGGAGTACCAGCCGATCCAGCCGAGCGCTGCCGAAGCCAGGCAGATCAGCGATTGGGAAGAACTGCTCAACCGCCCCGGTTCCACCGAGGCGCTGGTTGGCCGCTGGCTATACGAGCACCTGTTCCTGGCGCACATCTATTTCGTTGGCGGCGAGCAGGGCCACTTCTTCCAGTGGGTGCGCTCGCGCACGCCAAGTGGCAAGCCCGTCGACATCATTGCGACCCGTCGCCCCAACGACCCGCCGGGCACCGACTTCTACTACCGGCTGATCCCGGTACAGGGCGTGATCGTGCACAAAACGCACATCACCTACCCGATGGGGCCGCAGAAGCTCAAGCGGGTGAAGCAGTTGTTCTACGCCGGTGACTGGCATGCCGCCGCGCTGCCAGGCTACGGCCCGCGCCACCGGGCCAACCCGTTCGAAACCTTCGAGGCGATCCCGGCGGTGGCGCGCTACCAGTTCATGCTGGATAACGCCGAATACTTCGTGCGCACCTTCATCCGTGGCCCGGTGTGCCGCGGGCAGATTGCCACCGACGTGATCCGCGACAATTTCTGGGCGTTGTTCCAAGAGCCGGCCTTCGATCGCTACATCACCGATGCCAAGTACCGGGGCGAGGCTACGCCATTGCTGGCCATGCCGGGGCAGATCGATGATGTGGGCAGTGTGCTGAGCCTGTGGCACGCCTACCGCGACAAGCGCAACGAGTACGAGAAACTGCGCCGTGAAGCCTATGCCGACATGCCAGCACCCGGTTGGTCGACCTTGTGGGCCGGTAACGACAACGCGTTGCTGAGCATCTTCCGCCACTTCGACAGCGCCTCGGTGACCAAGGGCCTGATCGGTGATGTGCCGCTGACCGTGTGGCTGTTCGACTACCCGTTGTTCGAGCGCACTTATTATCAGTTGGCGGTCAACTTCGATGTGTACGGCAACGTTTCTCACCAGTTGCAGACACGCCTGTACTTCGACCTGATCCGCAACGGCGCCGAGGTCAACTTCCTGCGCCTGATGCCTGCCGACCAGCGCAAGGCGATCCTCGGCGACTGGTACCAGAACAGCGGCAAGGTGAAGATGTGGATGGATTACGAGGACATCGACACCGATACCCCGAGCGGTATCAAGCTTGACGCGCACAACCCCAAGCGTGACTTTGGCCTGAAGCTGCTGCAGCGCACCGGCAGCCTGAATGCCGCGCCGGACCCGATCAACCGCTGCCAGGGTGCGTTCTGCTCGCGGGCGCAGGTGAGCGAGGAGTTCCGCAATGCCGAGCAGTCGCTCAGCCGCCTGGTGTCGCGCCCGGCTGCCGGGCTGAAGGTGATCAACCAGTTGCCCGAGGCGACCATGTTGCGCATCGAAGGGCAGGGCGGGCAGCGCCAGGTTTACAGCCTGCTGCGCAACCGCGCGCATAGCAATGTGGCGTTCCTGTTGGGCGAGGCGTACCGCTACCAGCCAGGGCTGGACACGCTGACCCTGTACCCTGGGGTGCTCAGCAGCTACCCGAACTTCATCTTCAATATCCCGACCAAGGATGTGCCGGAGTTCGTCGAGGATATGGAATATGCAAAAGATGATGCGGCGAAGTTCGAGCGCATTGTCATGCGCTGGGGCGTGCGCCGCAGTCACCCCGAGTTCTGGCGCTATTTCCATGACTTGAACAGCTTCATCAAGGAGACCGAACCGGTCGAAGCCGGGGTACTGGACATGAACCGCTATGAGAACCTCTGA
- a CDS encoding nitrite/sulfite reductase — MYVYDEYDQRIIEDRVKQFRDQTRRYLAGELSEEEFRPLRLQNGLYIQRFAPMLRVAVPYGQLNATQVRTLAKIARDYDKGYAHISTRQNVQYNWPALEDIPDILAELATVQMHAIQTSGNCLRNTTTDQFAGVAADEIIDPRPWCEIVRQWTTFHPEFAYLPRKFKIAINGSQEDRAAIEVHDIGLEPVRNAAGELGFRVLVGGGLGRTPVVGSFINEFLPWQDLISYLDAILRVYNRYGRRDNKYKARIKILVKALTPEVFAEKVEAEMVHLRGGSTTLTEDEVQRVSRHFVDPQYLALDNVDYAAQDAEYPGFARWRSRNTRAHKRPGYVAVTLSLKPTGVAPGDLTDKQLDAVADLAERYSFGFLRTSHEQNIILADVEQRQLHALWLELREGGFATPNIGLLTDIICCPGGDYCSLANAKSIPIAESIQRRFDDLDYLFDIGEIDLNISGCMNACGHHHVGHIGILGVDKKGEEFYQVSLGGNAARGASLGKILGPSFAQDAMADVIEKLIAVYVEQRTEEERFIDTYQRIGIDPFKERVYAANH; from the coding sequence ATGTACGTATACGACGAGTACGATCAGCGGATCATCGAGGACCGCGTCAAGCAGTTCCGTGATCAGACCCGCCGCTACCTGGCCGGTGAGCTGAGCGAAGAAGAATTCCGCCCTCTGCGCCTGCAGAACGGCCTTTATATCCAACGTTTCGCGCCGATGCTGCGTGTCGCCGTGCCGTACGGCCAGCTGAACGCCACCCAGGTCCGCACCCTGGCCAAGATCGCTCGCGACTACGACAAGGGCTATGCCCACATTTCCACCCGCCAGAACGTGCAGTACAACTGGCCGGCGCTGGAAGACATCCCGGACATCCTCGCCGAGCTGGCCACCGTGCAGATGCACGCGATCCAGACCAGCGGCAACTGCCTGCGTAACACCACCACCGACCAGTTCGCCGGTGTGGCCGCAGACGAAATCATCGACCCGCGCCCATGGTGCGAAATCGTCCGCCAGTGGACCACCTTCCACCCGGAATTCGCCTACCTGCCGCGCAAGTTCAAGATCGCCATCAACGGCTCGCAGGAAGACCGCGCCGCCATCGAAGTGCACGACATCGGCCTGGAGCCTGTGCGCAACGCTGCCGGCGAGCTGGGCTTCCGTGTGCTGGTCGGCGGTGGCCTGGGCCGTACCCCAGTGGTGGGCTCGTTCATCAACGAGTTCCTGCCGTGGCAGGACCTGATCAGCTACCTGGACGCCATCCTGCGCGTGTACAACCGTTACGGGCGCCGTGACAACAAGTACAAGGCGCGGATCAAGATCCTGGTCAAGGCCCTTACGCCGGAAGTGTTCGCCGAAAAGGTCGAGGCCGAAATGGTCCACCTGCGTGGCGGCAGCACCACCTTGACCGAAGATGAAGTGCAGCGTGTGTCGCGCCATTTCGTCGACCCGCAGTACCTGGCCCTCGACAATGTCGACTACGCCGCCCAGGACGCCGAGTACCCAGGTTTCGCCCGCTGGCGCTCGCGCAACACCCGCGCCCACAAGCGCCCTGGCTATGTGGCCGTGACCCTGTCGCTCAAGCCCACCGGCGTTGCCCCTGGCGACCTGACCGACAAGCAGCTGGACGCCGTGGCCGACCTGGCCGAGCGCTACAGCTTCGGCTTCCTGCGTACCTCGCACGAGCAGAACATCATCCTCGCCGACGTCGAGCAGCGCCAGTTGCACGCGCTGTGGCTGGAGCTGCGCGAGGGCGGCTTCGCTACCCCGAACATCGGCCTGCTGACCGACATCATCTGCTGCCCAGGCGGTGACTACTGCTCGCTGGCCAACGCCAAGTCGATCCCGATCGCCGAATCCATCCAGCGCCGCTTCGACGACCTGGACTACTTGTTCGACATCGGCGAAATCGACCTGAACATCTCCGGCTGCATGAACGCCTGCGGCCACCACCACGTGGGCCACATCGGCATCCTCGGTGTGGACAAGAAGGGTGAGGAGTTCTACCAGGTGTCGCTGGGCGGCAATGCCGCGCGTGGCGCGAGCCTGGGCAAGATCCTCGGCCCGTCCTTCGCCCAGGATGCCATGGCCGATGTGATCGAGAAGCTGATCGCCGTGTACGTCGAACAACGTACCGAGGAAGAGCGTTTCATCGACACCTACCAGCGTATTGGCATCGACCCCTTCAAGGAACGCGTCTATGCAGCGAATCATTAA
- a CDS encoding DUF2970 domain-containing protein, whose translation MDDSSQGKPPTFWQMLHSILAAAFGVQSGKNRARDFTHGKASHFIALGTLFTLVFIAVLIGLVQLALHLTAR comes from the coding sequence ATGGACGATTCCAGCCAGGGCAAACCCCCGACCTTCTGGCAGATGCTGCACAGCATCCTCGCCGCTGCCTTTGGCGTGCAAAGCGGCAAGAACCGCGCCCGCGACTTCACCCACGGCAAGGCCAGCCATTTCATTGCGCTGGGGACGTTGTTCACCCTGGTGTTCATCGCGGTATTGATCGGCCTGGTGCAACTGGCCCTGCACCTTACCGCCCGTTAG
- a CDS encoding acyltransferase family protein: MLYSLQALRAFAAWVVVCHHFMQIFFDFHATGPIGQLLTDRGAIGVDIFFVISGLVIYLSTRDKSIEPRQFLLNRVMRIVPAYWFYTALMAMLLLAFSQWMPHQEFAWRHLFLSLLFIPAENPGGYGLYPTLNVGWTLNFEMFFYLLFGLAFLVRQRHHLLLVSAALLLVSEVLGRVGVLSHFYNNDIIYEFLLGIGLGVLHRRGLIRQGRWLPLVVLGVAGLAIYHLDASQRLLHWGLPSAMIVLAFIALEPVFQGNRLLKALGDCSYSVYLVHVLVLYAGWFASQRLHLNPYLVFALCVPSIGLMSWFSYQWLERGLYRRMQAWLAAPREPAPEYALSRVKY, translated from the coding sequence ATGCTGTATTCGCTTCAGGCACTGCGGGCGTTCGCCGCCTGGGTGGTGGTCTGCCACCATTTCATGCAGATCTTCTTCGACTTCCATGCCACAGGCCCCATCGGCCAACTGCTCACCGACCGTGGCGCCATAGGCGTCGACATCTTCTTCGTCATCAGCGGGCTGGTCATCTACCTGTCGACCCGCGACAAATCCATCGAGCCGCGCCAGTTCCTGCTCAATCGGGTTATGCGTATCGTCCCTGCCTACTGGTTCTACACAGCACTGATGGCCATGTTGCTGCTGGCCTTCAGCCAATGGATGCCACATCAGGAATTCGCCTGGCGTCACCTGTTCCTGTCGCTGCTGTTCATCCCGGCGGAAAACCCCGGGGGTTATGGCCTGTACCCGACCCTGAACGTGGGCTGGACGCTGAACTTCGAGATGTTCTTCTACCTGCTGTTCGGCCTGGCGTTCCTGGTGCGGCAACGGCACCACCTGCTGCTGGTGAGCGCTGCACTGTTGCTGGTCAGCGAGGTGCTGGGCCGTGTGGGTGTGCTCAGCCATTTCTACAACAACGACATCATCTACGAGTTCCTGCTCGGCATTGGCCTGGGTGTGCTTCATCGCCGTGGCCTGATTCGCCAAGGGCGGTGGCTGCCGCTGGTGGTGCTGGGGGTGGCAGGCCTGGCCATCTATCACTTGGATGCGTCACAGCGGTTGCTGCACTGGGGCCTGCCAAGCGCGATGATCGTGCTGGCTTTCATTGCCTTGGAGCCCGTGTTCCAGGGCAACCGGTTGCTCAAGGCGCTGGGCGACTGTTCGTACTCGGTGTACCTGGTCCATGTACTGGTGCTGTACGCCGGCTGGTTCGCCAGCCAGCGCCTGCATTTGAACCCGTACCTGGTGTTCGCCCTGTGCGTGCCGTCCATTGGACTAATGTCGTGGTTCAGCTACCAGTGGCTGGAGCGCGGCCTGTACCGGCGCATGCAAGCCTGGCTGGCGGCGCCACGGGAGCCGGCGCCTGAATATGCGCTTTCCCGAGTCAAATACTAG
- the nfuA gene encoding Fe-S biogenesis protein NfuA encodes MSAITITDAAHDYLADLLSKQNTPGIGIRIFITQPGTQYAETCIAYCKPGEEKPDDTAVGLKSFTAYLDAVSVPFLEDALVDYATDRMGGQLTIKAPNAKVPMVNEDSPINERINYYLQTEINPGLASHGGQVSLVDVVDDGIAVLQFGGGCQGCGQADVTLKEGIERTLLERIPELKGVRDVTDHTQKENAYY; translated from the coding sequence ATGAGCGCTATAACCATTACCGACGCCGCCCATGACTACCTGGCCGATCTGCTTTCCAAGCAGAATACGCCTGGCATCGGCATTCGCATTTTCATCACCCAGCCGGGCACCCAGTACGCAGAGACGTGCATTGCCTACTGCAAGCCGGGCGAAGAGAAGCCTGACGACACCGCCGTGGGTCTGAAGAGCTTCACTGCTTACCTGGACGCAGTCAGCGTGCCATTCCTGGAAGACGCGCTGGTCGACTACGCCACCGATCGCATGGGTGGTCAGCTGACCATCAAGGCGCCGAACGCCAAGGTGCCGATGGTCAACGAAGACAGCCCGATCAACGAGCGCATCAACTATTACCTGCAGACCGAGATCAACCCCGGCCTGGCCAGCCATGGCGGCCAGGTGAGCCTGGTGGACGTGGTTGACGACGGCATTGCCGTGCTGCAATTCGGTGGTGGCTGCCAGGGCTGTGGCCAGGCCGACGTCACCCTGAAAGAAGGCATCGAACGCACCTTGCTCGAGCGTATTCCGGAGCTCAAAGGCGTACGTGACGTGACTGACCACACGCAGAAAGAGAACGCCTACTACTAA
- a CDS encoding DUF934 domain-containing protein — translation MQRIIKNNQIVDETWHLLPKETSFDELTNCDDYIVPLQMWRDHAHVLKARDGGLGVWLDSDQEAEEIGEDVQHFQVIALNFPAFTDGRSYSNARLLRDRYKFKGELRAIGDVLRDQLFFMARCGFDAFAIRADKDPEDALQSLKDFSVTYQAATDEPLPLFRRR, via the coding sequence ATGCAGCGAATCATTAAGAACAACCAGATCGTCGACGAAACCTGGCACCTGCTGCCCAAGGAAACGTCCTTTGACGAGCTGACCAACTGCGACGACTACATCGTCCCGCTGCAGATGTGGCGCGACCATGCCCACGTGCTCAAGGCCCGCGATGGCGGGCTGGGTGTGTGGCTGGACAGCGACCAGGAAGCGGAAGAGATCGGCGAAGACGTGCAGCACTTCCAGGTCATCGCCCTGAACTTCCCGGCATTCACCGACGGGCGCAGCTACTCCAATGCGCGCCTGCTGCGCGACCGCTACAAGTTCAAGGGCGAGCTGCGCGCCATCGGCGATGTGCTGCGTGACCAGCTGTTCTTCATGGCCCGTTGCGGCTTCGATGCGTTCGCCATCCGTGCCGACAAGGACCCGGAAGACGCGCTGCAAAGCCTGAAAGACTTCTCGGTGACCTACCAGGCCGCCACTGACGAGCCGCTGCCGCTGTTCCGCCGCCGCTGA